The following coding sequences are from one Pseudonocardia sp. EC080619-01 window:
- a CDS encoding acyl-CoA dehydrogenase family protein, which yields MARNAELAELAESIFADSYDKDAAGFDAAAWKACAGSGLTTLTAPDTGGTLDDAAVLLEAAGAWAARIPLAETDLLAGWLARAASVTVPDGPLAAVVTGPAPGGSGPGGTAGGTLTSTGDTVSGTLTRVPWGRSLAAVVVLDGDRVLVLDASAAAVTEGVNLAEEPRDTLTLTGVTPLASGAAPSGAAEELALRAALARSLLLAGAARGALARAIGYAGERQQFGRPIGRFQAVQQMLAEAGSEVGAASAASAAAARTAQNVGFADPATGFAVAAAKARCGEAATAVARIAHQVHGAIGFTREHDLRLVTTRLWAWRDEDGDESYWTDRVGTAALAAGPDGLWPLVTGRP from the coding sequence ATGGCACGCAACGCCGAGCTGGCCGAGCTGGCGGAGTCGATCTTCGCGGACTCGTACGACAAGGACGCCGCCGGATTCGACGCCGCGGCCTGGAAGGCGTGCGCCGGGTCCGGGCTGACGACGCTCACCGCCCCGGACACGGGCGGCACCCTGGACGACGCCGCCGTCCTCCTGGAGGCGGCCGGGGCCTGGGCGGCGCGGATCCCGCTGGCCGAGACCGACCTGCTCGCGGGATGGCTGGCCCGGGCCGCCAGCGTCACCGTGCCCGACGGGCCGCTGGCCGCGGTGGTCACCGGGCCCGCCCCCGGAGGATCCGGGCCCGGCGGGACCGCCGGGGGGACGCTGACCTCCACCGGTGACACGGTGTCGGGCACCCTCACCCGGGTGCCGTGGGGGCGGTCGCTCGCCGCGGTCGTCGTCCTGGACGGGGACCGGGTGCTGGTGCTGGACGCCTCCGCCGCCGCGGTCACCGAGGGCGTCAACCTCGCCGAGGAGCCGCGGGACACTCTGACCCTGACGGGCGTGACGCCGCTCGCGTCCGGTGCGGCGCCGTCGGGTGCCGCGGAGGAGCTCGCGCTGCGCGCCGCGCTGGCCCGGTCGCTGCTGCTCGCCGGTGCCGCCCGCGGGGCGCTGGCCCGCGCGATCGGCTACGCCGGGGAGCGGCAGCAGTTCGGCCGCCCCATCGGGAGGTTCCAGGCCGTGCAGCAGATGCTCGCCGAGGCGGGTTCCGAGGTCGGCGCGGCGTCGGCCGCCTCCGCCGCCGCAGCCCGCACCGCACAGAACGTGGGGTTCGCCGACCCGGCGACCGGGTTCGCCGTCGCCGCCGCGAAGGCCCGGTGCGGGGAGGCCGCCACCGCGGTGGCCCGGATCGCGCACCAGGTGCACGGCGCGATCGGCTTCACCCGGGAGCACGACCTGCGGCTCGTGACGACCCGGCTCTGGGCGTGGCGCGACGAGGACGGCGACGAGTCGTACTGGACCGACCGGGTCGGCACCGCGGCCCTCGCCGCCGGCCCGGACGGCCTGTGGCCCCTGGTGACCGGCCGCCCCTGA
- a CDS encoding pyridoxamine 5'-phosphate oxidase family protein codes for MTAPKPQRRARKIAMTPEEIAAFLAEERTCRVATNGTNGPHATPLWYLWDGADGGALWLTSLSRSQRWTDLERDPRIAVVVDAGHAYDELRGVELRGSVEIVGEVPRTGEPNPELERVEQSFADRYTGGHVLIDGRHGWLRLRPEKISSWDFRKLAQA; via the coding sequence ATGACCGCACCGAAGCCGCAACGCCGCGCACGGAAGATCGCGATGACCCCCGAGGAGATCGCCGCGTTCCTCGCCGAGGAGCGGACCTGCCGGGTCGCGACCAACGGCACGAACGGCCCGCACGCCACCCCGCTCTGGTACCTCTGGGACGGCGCCGACGGCGGGGCGCTGTGGCTGACCTCGCTGTCGCGGTCCCAGCGGTGGACCGACCTGGAGCGGGACCCGCGGATCGCGGTCGTCGTCGACGCCGGGCACGCCTACGACGAGCTGCGCGGGGTCGAGCTGCGCGGCTCGGTCGAGATCGTCGGCGAGGTGCCGCGGACCGGGGAGCCGAACCCGGAGCTGGAGCGCGTCGAGCAGAGCTTCGCGGACCGCTACACCGGCGGGCACGTCCTGATCGACGGGCGGCACGGGTGGCTGCGGCTGCGCCCCGAGAAGATCAGCAGCTGGGACTTCCGCAAGCTCGCCCAGGCCTGA
- a CDS encoding type III PLP-dependent enzyme translates to MRRTVRRRPAGAKAPPDGDVAGGRHPRGAPPAPVRRARESIGTVLSPGLESILARPRPTPFLALDPQVVRERHAALAAAFGDARILYAVKACPEPAVLRVLADAGAGFDVASQNEIALCLAAGADPASLQHGNPVRGPGAAARAAADGVCRFVTDSAEDVDALAAEVPGARVQVRLSVDDAGSATPFHGKFGALPGEAVALLRRAARLGLEPVGVTFHAGSQQTRPATYAEAVAVALRTAGRAGLRRPELDLGGGWPVTYRADVPGPGEFAAAVRAAVAGAVAAGHVDGADLLLEPGRAIAGPAGVLRATVLRVSRRPGIDHRRWVYLDVGRYQGLAETEGEAIGYPLRVPGRSGPDGPCVLAGPTCDGDDVIYRRTPVVLPGDLAAGDVVDLLHAGAYTASYASVGFNGFGPLDVVVAGTA, encoded by the coding sequence ATGCGCCGGACGGTCCGGCGCCGGCCTGCGGGAGCAAAGGCCCCGCCCGATGGTGACGTCGCCGGCGGCCGGCATCCGCGCGGCGCCCCGCCCGCGCCCGTCCGGAGGGCCCGGGAGAGCATCGGGACCGTGCTCAGCCCCGGTCTCGAGTCGATCCTCGCGCGCCCCCGTCCCACGCCCTTCCTCGCGCTCGACCCGCAGGTCGTGCGGGAACGGCACGCCGCGCTCGCCGCGGCGTTCGGCGACGCGCGGATCCTGTACGCGGTGAAGGCCTGCCCGGAGCCCGCGGTGCTGCGGGTGCTGGCCGACGCCGGTGCCGGGTTCGACGTGGCCTCCCAGAACGAGATCGCGCTGTGCCTGGCCGCCGGCGCCGACCCGGCGTCGCTGCAGCACGGCAACCCCGTGCGCGGTCCCGGCGCCGCGGCCCGCGCGGCCGCCGACGGGGTGTGCCGGTTCGTCACCGACAGCGCCGAGGACGTCGACGCCCTCGCCGCCGAGGTCCCCGGGGCCCGGGTACAGGTCCGGCTCTCCGTCGACGACGCCGGGTCGGCCACCCCGTTCCACGGCAAGTTCGGGGCGCTGCCCGGCGAGGCCGTCGCGCTGCTCCGCCGCGCGGCCCGGCTCGGGCTGGAACCGGTGGGGGTCACGTTCCACGCCGGGTCGCAGCAGACCCGTCCGGCGACCTACGCCGAGGCGGTCGCCGTCGCCCTCCGGACGGCCGGACGGGCCGGACTGCGCCGTCCCGAGCTGGACCTCGGTGGGGGCTGGCCGGTCACGTACCGCGCGGACGTCCCCGGGCCGGGCGAGTTCGCGGCCGCCGTCCGTGCCGCGGTCGCGGGCGCGGTGGCCGCCGGGCACGTCGACGGCGCCGATCTGCTCCTCGAACCGGGACGCGCGATCGCCGGCCCCGCCGGGGTGCTCCGGGCGACGGTGCTGCGGGTGTCGCGCCGGCCCGGCATCGACCACCGTCGCTGGGTCTACCTCGACGTCGGCCGCTACCAGGGCCTCGCCGAGACCGAGGGGGAGGCGATCGGCTACCCGCTGCGCGTGCCGGGCCGCAGCGGGCCGGACGGGCCGTGCGTGCTGGCCGGCCCCACCTGCGACGGCGACGACGTCATCTACCGGCGGACCCCGGTGGTGCTGCCGG